From Hippoglossus stenolepis isolate QCI-W04-F060 chromosome 6, HSTE1.2, whole genome shotgun sequence, a single genomic window includes:
- the LOC118110614 gene encoding uncharacterized protein LOC118110614 — protein sequence MDEISPLLGNEPQERPDLLSPNLRPRHQQLIPTPCGPIKPWSELSCLLKLYFCFTIASLLALLGLTLTSVYKQRTKSDVSDEDNFTVSLIQLVGILFCIYYISRGVLQENRQELVVFVLSVLIVMIRSVVNFSVLGSKSKQELLVRFVCIMCLGIVHVFCTSLLIQRPNMMAFRVGGALESLQEQYFLLNLCFSMVTFDLQAQLCLCILITTLDSAMSARNTIILGVGVVWACVTAAVGAVAVLKEAKVLVWVFMLQNLPQVAFFVYLMYMVGEKWFEDKTYTLEAAAVTGALISLVIKVVLIWGLVRLVHSFGQGLRERMFAPSK from the exons ATGGACGAGATCAG TCCTCTGTTGGGCAACGAACCCCAGGAGAGGCCAGACCTTCTGTCTCCGAACCTGCGGCCGAGACACCAGCAACTGATCCCAACGCCATGTGGACCG ATAAAGCCATGGTCGGAGCTGTCCTGTCTGCTGAAGCTTTACTTCTGTTTCACCATAGCGTCTCTGCTGGCACTGCTCGGCCTCACGCTGACCAGCGTCTACAAGCAGCGCACAAAATCGGACGTGTCTGATGAGGACAACTTCACCGTGTCTCTCATCCAGCTGGTGGGAATAC TGTTCTGCATCTACTACATCAGCCGTGGCgtgctgcaggagaacagacagGAGCTGGTGGTGTTCGTGCTCAGCGTGTTGATCGTCATGATCCGATCGGTGGTCAACTTCTCTGTGTTGGGGTCAAAGAGCAAGCAGGAGCTGCTG GTGCGTTTCGTGTGCATCATGTGTCTGGGCATTGTGCACGTCTTCTGCACGTCGCTGCTCATCCAGAGGCCCAACATGATGGCGTTCCGTGTGGGCGGGGCCTTGGAGAGTCTGCAGGAGCAGTACTTCCTGCTCAACCTGTGCTTCTCCatggtgacctttgacctgcaggCTCAG ctgtgtctgtgtatcCTCATCACAACGTTGGACTCGGCCATGTCTGCTCGCAACACCATCATCCTGGGAGTTGGAGTGGTCTGGGCCTGCGTCACCGCTGCTGTAGGCGCCGTCGCA GTTTTGAAGGAAGCCAAGGTTCTGGTTTGGGTTTTCATGCTGCAGAACCTTCCTCAAGTCGCCTTCTTTGTTTACCTGATGTACATG GTGGGAGAGAAATGGTTTGAGGACAAGACGTACACGCTGGAGGCCGCCGCCGTCACTGGAGCTTTGATCTCACTGGTGATTAAAGTGGTTTTAATCTGGGGCCTCGTCAGACTCGTGCACAGCTTCGGTCAAGGTCTGAGGGAGAGAA tgtTTGCACCCAGCAAGTGA